From the Brassica napus cultivar Da-Ae chromosome A8, Da-Ae, whole genome shotgun sequence genome, one window contains:
- the LOC106360079 gene encoding putative F-box/kelch-repeat protein At1g27420 gives MAESSPSSLIPGLTDDVAERCLSRIPRYDFRIISQVCRGWRMFIKSKHFADVRKLTGPVEEFMCVMMDGRFIRDRQFVNYLYGEVFDASGNNLGQIPRVPGPFKSRFGVAVLGGGKIVIIGGYAEVEGFPVDGNRISASADVYEFDPAFNSWRNLAPMNIPRYSFAFAVADGLLYVIRGRSSDGKHLLSSEIYNPETNQWSLMDCPHRPNFRCAFAFSFNSKLYVVDDKSRFIEIYDPKTETWEELDSGQSLSVYSYTVIRNKVYFFEHNKPGLGVFDPEENSWSSVFVPWAPGAYWFRLGEWNNKVILIARMGGCNALTGDLDKANSSKWTATQIKPSGSYPTIVLINF, from the exons ATGGCGGAGTCTTCACCGTCGTCGTTAATACCCGGCTTGACGGACGACGTAGCGGAGCGCTGCCTCTCGCGAATCCCGCGATATGACTTTCGAATCATTTCTCAGGTCTGCCGGGGATGGAGGATGTTCATCAAGAGCAAGCATTTCGCAGACGTTCGAAAGTTGACCGGACCGGTGGAGGAGTTCATGTGTGTTATGATGGATGGTCGGTTCATAAGAGATCGCCAGTTCGTAAATTATTTGTACGGGGAAGTTTTCGACGCCTCGGGAAACAATCTGGGACAGATCCCTCGCGTCCCTGGGCCTTTCAAGAGCCGTTTCGGCGTCGCGGTGCTCGGTGGCGGAAAGATCGTGATCATAGGTGGATATGCGGAGGTTGAAGGGTTTCCGGTCGATGGGAACCGTATCTCTGCTTCGGCCGATGTTTACGAGTTTGATCCTGCCTTTAACAG CTGGAGAAATCTAGCGCCCATGAACATACCACGTTACAGCTTTGCATTTGCTGTAGCGGACGGCCTTTTGTATGTGATCCGAGGCCGTTCCTCAGATGGTAAACACCTTCTCAGCTCGGAAATATACAACCCGGAAACTAACCAGTGGAGCCTCATGGATTGTCCACACCGCCCCAACTTTCGATGTGCCTTCGCATTCTCCTTCAATTCCAAACTCTACGTTGTAG ACGATAAATCGAGGTTCATCGAGATATATGACCCCAAAACGGAGACATGGGAAGAGTTAGACTCGGGACAATCACTGTCGGTCTACTCCTACACTGTTATTAGGAACAAAGTGTATTTCTTTGAACATAACAAGCCGGGACTGGGAGTGTTTGATCCAGAGGAGAATTCTTGGAGCTCGGTGTTTGTGCCTTGGGCCCCAGGTGCTTACTGGTTCAGACTAGGGGAATGGAACAATAAGGTTATTCTGATTGCACGGATGGGGGGATGTAATGCCTTAACTGGTGACCTTGATAAAGCGAACTCGTCCAAGTGGACAGCCACGCAGATTAAACCATCTGGTTCTTACCCGACCATCGTTCTCATCAACTTCTGA
- the LOC111199783 gene encoding putative F-box/kelch-repeat protein At1g27420 has translation MESSSPSSLIPGLTDDVAELCLSRIPRCDFRIISQVCRRWRTFLKSKHFSAVRKLTGPVEEFMCVLMKSKSPEDGSRWVEYLYGEVYDASGNNLGQIPSVPGPLKSQFGVAVLGGGKIVLVGGYAEVEGFPIDGTTRISASADVYEFDPASNSWRKLAGMNVPRREFAFAVVGGLLYVIRGFSSDGECLQSSEVYDPETNHWSLMDDCPDRPDFHRAFAFSFKSKLFVVGNESRFIDIYNPKTETWEELDSGQSLSVYSYTVVRNKVYFFDHNSDYNKPELRVFDPEENSWSSVSVPRSPGAYWCKVGEWNNKVILVSPLGGRTLIRDLDKENASKWRDTHIKPSGSNPTIVLINF, from the exons atggagTCGTCGTCACCGTCGTCGTTAATACCCGGCTTGACGGACGACGTGGCGGAGCTCTGCCTCTCGCGAATCCCGCGCTGTGACTTTCGGATCATTTCTCAGGTCTGCCGGAGATGGAGGACGTTCCTCAAAAGCAAGCATTTCTCAGCCGTTCGAAAGTTGACCGGACCGGTGGAGGAGTTCATGTGTGTTCTGATGAAAAGCAAGTCCCCAGAAGACGGCAGCAGGTGGGTAGAATACTTGTACGGGGAAGTTTACGACGCCTCCGGAAACAATCTGGGACAGATCCCCAGCGTCCCTGGGCCTTTGAAGTCCCAATTCGGCGTCGCGGTGCTCGGCGGCGGAAAGATCGTGCTCGTCGGTGGATACGCGGAGGTTGAAGGATTTCCGATCGATGGGACCACCCGTATCTCTGCTTCTGCCGATGTTTACGAGTTCGATCCTGCGTCTAACAg CTGGAGGAAACTGGCGGGTATGAACGTGCCACGTCGCGAGTTTGCGTTTGCTGTAGTGGGCGGCCTTTTGTATGTGATACGAGGCTTTTCCTCGGATGGTGAATGCCTTCAAAGCTCGGAAGTGTACGACCCGGAAACTAACCATTGGAGCCTCATGGATGATTGTCCAGACCGCCCCGACTTTCATCGTGCATTCGCATTCTCCTTCAAGTCCAAACTCTTCGTTGTAG GCAATGAATCGAGGTTCATTGACATATATAACCCCAAAACTGAGACATGGGAAGAGTTAGACTCGGGGCAATCACTTTCGGTGTACTCCTACACTGTTGTTAGGAACAAAGTGTATTTCTTTGACCATAACAGTGACTATAACAAGCCGGAACTACGAGTGTTTGATCCAGAGGAGAATTCTTGGAGCTCAGTGTCTGTGCCTCGGTCCCCGGGTGCTTACTGGTGTAAAGTAGGGGAATGGAACAATAAGGTTATACTGGTTTCACCGCTCGGGGGACGTACCTTAATTCGCGACCTTGATAAAGAGAACGCGTCCAAGTGGAGAGACACACACATTAAACCATCTGGTTCTAACCCGACCATCGTTCTCATCAACTTCTGA
- the LOC106360078 gene encoding putative F-box/kelch-repeat protein At1g27420, whose product MESSQSSLIPGLTDDVAELCLSRIPHSGFRIIAQVCRRWRTFLRSEHFSAVRKLTGSVEEFTCVLMESQFVRDGRFVKYLFGEVFDVSGNCLGRIPTFPGPFVSGFGVAVLRGRKIVFFGGYTRDERFAIKGTTIYASAHVHEFDPATNSWRKLANMNVPRHNFAYAVVNGLLYVIRGFSSFGDSLLSTEVYNPKTNQWSLMDCPYRPVWRGFAFSFKSKLFVVSNESRFIDIYDPKTETWKELDSGQSLSVYSYTVIRNKVYFFDRKMPGLGVFDPEENSWSWVGVPRSPGGYWFRLGEWNNKVILIARLRGCKALTGDLDKDDASKWRATHIKPSGSNATVVLINF is encoded by the exons ATGGAGTCGTCACAGTCGTCGTTAATCCCCGGCTTGACCGACGACGTAGCCGAGCTATGCCTCTCGCGAATCCCTCACTCTGGCTTTCGGATCATTGCTCAGGTCTGCCGGCGATGGAGGACGTTCCTCAGGAGCGAGCATTTCTCAGCCGTTAGAAAGTTGACCGGATCGGTGGAGGAGTTCACGTGCGTTCTGATGGAAAGCCAGTTCGTAAGAGACGGCCGGTTCGTGAAATACTTGTTCGGGGAAGTCTTCGACGTCTCCGGGAACTGTCTGGGGAGGATTCCTACCTTCCCTGGGCCTTTCGTGAGCGGTTTCGGCGTCGCGGTGCTCCGTGGCAGAAAGATCGTGTTCTTCGGTGGGTATACGAGGGACGAAAGGTTTGCGATCAAAGGCACCACTATCTATGCTTCTGCCCATGTTCACGAGTTCGATCCTGCTACTAACAG CTGGAGGAAACTGGCGAATATGAACGTGCCACGTCACAACTTTGCATATGCTGTAGTGAACGGGCTTTTGTATGTGATCCGAGGCTTTTCCTCATTTGGTGATAGCCTTCTCAGCACGGAAGTGTACAACCCGAAAACTAACCAATGGAGCCTCATGGATTGTCCATACCGCCCGGTCTGGCGTGGCTTCGCATTCTCCTTCAAGTCCAAACTCTTCGTAGTAA gcaaTGAATCGAGGTTCATTGACATATATGACCCGAAAACGGAGACATGGAAAGAGTTAGACTCGGGGCAATCACTGTCGGTCTACTCCTACACTGTTATTAGAAACAAAGTGTATTTCTTTGACAGGAAAATGCCGGGACTGGGAGTGTTTGATCCAGAGGAGAATTCTTGGAGCTGGGTGGGTGTGCCGAGGTCCCCGGGTGGTTACTGGTTCAGACTAGGGGAATGGAACAATAAGGTTATTCTGATTGCACGGCTCAGGGGATGTAAGGCCTTAACTGGTGACCTTGATAAAGATGACGCGTCCAAGTGGAGAGCCACACACATTAAACCATCTGGTTCTAACGCGACCGTCGTTCTCATTAACTTCTGA
- the LOC106360128 gene encoding glucose-6-phosphate 1-dehydrogenase 3, chloroplastic-like, with translation MSSSLSRPSYSSSSRTSSPFFPNHSSLINGGTRRSLSFLSASPQELCLRSKRKSVQSSVVLQDGAVVVTNSSPIEKLKDGLLSVPSQEVVAELGGGEHESTVSITVVGASGDLAKKKIFPALFALYYEGCLPEHFTIYGYARSKMTDGELRHMVSKTLTCRIDKRANCNEKMEEFLKRCFYHTGQYDSQEHFVALDKKLKEHEGGRLSNRLFYLSIPPNIFVDAVKCASSSASSLSGWTRVIVEKPFGRDSKTSAALTNSLKHYLEEDQIFRIDHYLGKELVENLSVLRFSNLIFEPLWSRQYIQNVQFIFSEDFGTEGRGGYFDHYGIIRDIMQNHLLQILALFAMETPVSLDAEDIRNEKVKVLRSMRPIQLEDVVIGQYKGTTTKGGVTYPSYTDDKTVPKDSLTPTFAAAALFIDNARWDGVPFLMKAGKALHTRSAEIRVQFRHVPGNLYNRNSGGTNLDRTTNELVIRVQPDEGIYLKINNKVPGLGMRLDQSHLNLLYSARYSKEIPDAYERLLLDAIEGERRLFIRSDELDAAWALFTPLLKEIEEKKMIPELYPYGSRGPVGAHYLAAKHNVQWGDF, from the exons ATGTCATCGTCTCTCTCCCGCCCTTCCTATTCTTCCTCCTCCCGCACCTCGTCTCCTTTCTTCCCGAATCACTCTTCCCTCATCAATGGCGGCACACGACGCTCACTCTCATTCCTCTCCGCCTCTCCTCAGGAGCTATGTCTTAGATCGAAGAGGAAGTCCGTTCAGAGCTCTGTTGTATTGCAAGATG GGGCAGTAGTAGTCACGAACTCGAGCCCAATTGAGAAACTTAAAGACGGACTTTTATCGGTTCCGTCACAAGAAGTTGTGGCAGAGCTTGGTGGCGGCGAACATGAGTCAACAGTTAGTATCACGGTGGTTGGAGCCTCTGGTGATCTTGCCAAGAAGAAAATCTTCCCAGCTCTTTTCGCACTTTACTATGAAGGCTGTCTTCCTGAG cATTTTACAATATACGGCTATGCAAGGAGTAAGATGACAGATGGTGAACTTAGGCACATGGTCAGCAAAACACTGACTTGTAGAATTGACAAGAG GGCAAACTGCAATGAAAAGatggaagagtttctcaagaGATGTTTTTACCATACGGGTCAGTATGATTCTCAGGAACATTTTGTTGCGTTGGACAAGAAGCTCAAGGAGCATGAG GGTGGAAGACTATCAAACCGCCTTTTTTACCTCTCAATCCCTCCAAACATCTTTGTCGACGCGGTGAAATGTGCTAGCTCATCTGCTTCATCTCTCAGTGGGTGGACTAGGGTCATCGTCGAGAAGCCTTTTGGCCGAGACTCCAAAACCTCAGCTGCTTTAACAAACTCCCTTAAGCACTACCTGGAGGAAGACCAAATATTCAG GATAGACCATTACTTAGGAAAGGAGCTAGTTGAGAACTTATCAGTACTCCGATTCTCAAATCTCATATTCGAACCGCTATGGTCAAGACAGTACATACAGAACGTGCAGTTCATATTCTCTGAGGACTTCGGCACCGAAGGACGCGGAGGTTACTTTGACCATTACGGAATAATAAGAGACATAATGCAGAATCACCTCCTTCAGATACTAGCTCTCTTCGCCATGGAGACGCCTGTTAGTTTGGACGCAGAGGATATCAGAAACGAAAAGGTGAAAGTTCTGCGTTCGATGAGGCCGATACAGCTCGAAGACGTGGTGATAGGACAGTACAAGGGGACTACCACCAAAGGAGGAGTCACTTATCCAAGCTACACCGATGACAAAACTGTGCCTAAAGATAGCTTGACGCCGACGTTTGCTGCTGCTGCGCTCTTTATAGATAATGCGAGATGGGACGGTGTGCCTTTTCTGATGAAAGCTGGGAAAGCATTGCACACTCGGAG TGCGGAGATAAGGGTGCAGTTTAGGCATGTGCCTGGGAATTTATATAACCGGAACTCTGGTGGTACTAATCTTGACCGGACTACAAATGAGCTTGTGATCCGTGTTCAACCAGATGAAGGcatttatttgaaaatcaaCAACAAGGTTCCTGGTTTGGGAATGAGATTAGACCAGAGTCATTTGAATCTTCTCTATTCAGCACG GTATTCAAAGGAGATACCAGATGCATATGAGAGGCTGCTGCTGGATGCAATAGAAGGTGAACGAAGGTTGTTTATTAGAAGCGATGAACTTGACGCTGCTTGGGCGCTTTTCACTCCGTTGCTCAAAGAGATTGAGGAAAAGAAGATGATTCCAGAGTTGTATCCTTACGGAAGTCGTGGTCCAGTTGGTGCTCATTATCTAGCCGCTAAACATAATGTTCAATGGGGAGACTTTTAG
- the LOC106360129 gene encoding uncharacterized protein LOC106360129 — protein sequence MKIKKKGQVHPSPPLPSFPSSSSKVDNCLSVLKLLPAVILLLLSSLSPEDKQVLAYLITRSLKTTTTTTPAVSSGRRRSSSGSKNKKARTHRKAPVFDCECFECYTSYWFRWDSSPNRELIHQIIEAYEDHLAKSEKSSGRGGKKKEKSRSRRVVERPEEPVEPVDEVKPEESPEMLRFPVTAGTRHRGLARKVLPDVLGLFNWRFWRLWNPNA from the coding sequence atgaaaataaagaagaaaggtCAAGTCCACCCAtctcctcctcttccttcatttccttcttcttcatccaaagtAGACAACTGTCTCTCTGTCCTGAAGCTTCTCCCTGCTGTGATTCTCcttctcctctcctctctctctcccgaAGACAAGCAAGTCCTTGCTTACTTAATCACCCGTTCACTcaaaaccaccaccaccaccacccccGCCGTATCCTCcgggagaagaagaagctcttCTGGTTCGAAGAACAAGAAAGCTAGGACTCATCGTAAAGCTCCGGTTTTCGACTGTGAATGTTTCGAATGCTACACGAGCTACTGGTTCAGGTGGGACTCCTCGCCTAACCGTGAGCTCATCCACCAGATCATCGAAGCCTACGAAGACCATCTAGCCAAGAGCGAGAAGTCAAGCGGCAGAGGAGGAAAAAAGAAGGAGAAATCACGTAGTCGCCGGGTCGTGGAGCGACCCGAAGAACCGGTGGAGCCTGTAGATGAAGTTAAGCCTGAGGAGTCACCGGAAATGTTGAGGTTTCCGGTGACTGCGGGGACTAGGCACAGGGGCTTGGCGAGGAAGGTGTTACCGGACGTGCTGGGTTTATTCAATTGGCGTTTTTGGAGGCTTTGGAATCCGAATGCGTGA
- the LOC106361889 gene encoding nuclear pore complex protein NUP54, giving the protein MFGTPSSSPAFGTPSSTPMFGSSSTSAFGTPSSTPAFGTPSSTPAFGTPSATPAFGTPSSTPAFGTPSTSSFASGGFGNSLFSTPFSSQQPQQQQQQQQQNSPFQQPASSGFGFQSPFNTAQQQTPFQTTQLTTQMAPVAPIPFSLADRDIQAIVEAYKEDPTNPKYAFKHLLFSVTEQQYRVKPAAVSDIMWAEAMSKLEGMDSSERERLWPQLVQGFKDLSQRLKLQDEVLVSDRERIKTTQSNVKMLQRHLQAHTFPSIERLRQKEQNLQRRMLRVMRIVEGLEGKGFRLPLTKGEAELSEKLTGITRQVKGPGAELSRRVQSLQTICRAQANSFSAGSSIYLPGSTKIDEQSLIDMQEVLQQETEAIGRLGNVLKRDMRDMEIMVAEDTEMTEDT; this is encoded by the exons ATGTTCGGCACTCCGTCCTCCTCGCCGGCGTTCGGCACTCCGTCGTCCACGCCGATGTTCGGTTCCTCCTCAACCTCCGCCTTCGGCACTCCTTCTTCCACCCCGGCCTTCGGTACGCCGTCATCCACTCCCGCCTTCGGAACGCCCTCAGCAACGCCTGCCTTCGGCACGCCTTCATCCACGCCGGCGTTCGGAACGCCGTCGACATCTTCCTTCGCCTCTGGAGGATTTGGAAACTCGCTCTTCTCCACTCCGTTCTCATCTCAGCAGCCACAGCAacaacagcagcagcagcagcagaacTCGCCGTTTCAGCAACCGGCGTCTTCTGGTTTCGGTTTTCAGTCGCCGTTCAACACGGCGCAGCAGCAGACGCCTTTCCAAACTACGCAATTGACTACTCAGATGGCTCCCGTTGCTCCGATTCCTTTCTCCCTCGCCGATCGAGATATTCAG GCCATCGTTGAAGCGTATAAGGAAGATCCGACGAATCCTAAGTATGCGTTTAAG CATCTTTTGTTCAGTGTGACTGAACAGCAGTACCGTGTGAAGCCTGCTGCTGTATCAGAT ATAATGTGGGCAGAGGCTATGAGCAAACTTGAAGGCATGGATTCATCAGAAAGGGAGCGCCTTTGGCCTCAGCTTGTGCAAGGCTTTAAAGATCTTTCTCAGCGACTTAAG CTTCAAGATGAAGTTCTCGTATCAGATAGGGAAAGAATAAAAACGACTCAGAGCAACGTTAAAATG CTTCAGAGACATTTGCAAGCACACACCTTTCCATCTATTGAAAGATTGAGACAGAAGGAGCAGAATCTTCAAAGACGCATGTTGAGG GTGATGAGGATAGTAGAGGGCTTAGAGGGGAAGGGTTTCCGGTTACCCTTAACAAAAGGAGAGGCCGAACTGTCTGAGAAGCTAACTGGAATAACAAGACAG GTGAAAGGTCCTGGAGCAGAGCTTTCTAGGAGAGTCCAAAGTCTGCAGACAATATGTCGCGCCCAAGCAAATTCATTTTCTGCTGGTAGCTCCATTTATCTCCCGGGGTCAACTAAAATAGACGAGCAGAGCCTGATTGATATGCAGGAG GTATTGCAACAGGAGACGGAGGCAATAGGAAGGCTTGGGAACGTATTGAAGCGAGACATGAGGGATATGGAAATCATGGTGGCTGAAGATACAGAGATGACCGAGGACACATAG